Proteins from a genomic interval of Phlebotomus papatasi isolate M1 chromosome 3, Ppap_2.1, whole genome shotgun sequence:
- the LOC129807395 gene encoding uncharacterized protein LOC129807395 codes for MKWKRPETVEFPRVWWRFKAKDPESGQTVDYRIEDLTEDRYDEVVDLMINCFVPDEIMSKSIGTADDKVSMAEMRGFWKESMPNKLTLVCYKEGSTEICGLNILEVVEESSTSADDLSAIKGKCFRQIFSVLLLLKKKADVYRRYKVDKYLHGLGLLTLPKYRGCGIATELLKARFPLMKAMDLSLTCTLFSGPGSQGAARKAGFTDDVVVTYESLGKDEPFVTFPNISWPVVKFQCYYLK; via the exons ATGAAGTGGAAGAGACCTGAAACAGTTGAGTTTCCCAGAGTTTGGTGGAGATTCAAAGCCAAGGATCCAGAATCTGGACAGACGGTTGACTATCGTATTGAGGATCTCACTGAAGATCGATACGATGAGGTTGTAGACCTCATGATTAACTGCTTTGTTCCAGATGAAATCATGAGTAAATCAATTG GTACTGCTGATGATAAAGTATCAATGGCAGaaatgagaggtttttggaAAGAATCCATGCCCAATAAGCTAACTTTGGTTTGTTACAAGGAAGGGTCTACTGAAATATGTGGACTGAATATCCTCGAAGTTGTTGAGGAGTCCAGTACATCAGCAGATGATTTGTCCGCGATCAAGGGAAAGTGTTTTCGACAGATTTTTTCAGTGTTACTTCTCCTGAAGAAGAAAGCAGATGTGTATCGTCGTTATAAAGTAGACAAGTACCTTCATGGACTTGGCCTTTTGACCTTACCCAAATACCGAGGATGTGGAATTGCTACTGAACTTCTCAAAGCTCGATTTCCTTTGATGAAGGCTATGGATTTATCTCTAACGTGCACATTATTTTCTGGACCTGGATCTCAAGGAGCAGCACGAAAAGCCGGTTTCACTGACGATGTGGTAGTTACATATGAGTCTTTGGGCAAGGATGAACCCTTTGTGACATTTCCCAACATCTCTTGGCCAGTTGTAAAGTTCCAATGCTATTATCTAAAATAA
- the LOC129807400 gene encoding uncharacterized protein LOC129807400 codes for MVSNKWKRPQSVPFPSIWRRFKAKDVETGELVNYRVQDLPEDRYEEAVQLLVEHFLKDEPMCKAGGAAADPQSVAGFSNAWRLILQDRISLVCFKENSDEIVGVNVLKLCCRGTEDGIPEDAGKACTDMLRAMDYATRSGDLYNKYNVDTFFAGFALLIVPKYRALRLAEQILRARISLGRTIGVPLTSTVFTNKFSQAAAARAGFEETFVISYEDLKVSGPKIAFPGVETEFVKLMSLKLQ; via the exons ATGGTGTCGAATAAGTGGAAACGCCCTCAAAGTGTACCATTTCCATCCATTTGGCGAAGATTCAAAGCCAAGGATGTGGAAACTGGTGAGTTGGTCAATTATCGTGTTCAGGATCTACCTGAGGATCGCTACGAAGAGGCTGTTCAACTACTAGTTGAGCATTTTCTCAAAGATGAACCCATGTGCAAGGCGGGAG GTGCAGCAGCTGATCCTCAATCTGTGGCGGGTTTTTCAAATGCCTGGCGCTTGATCCTTCAAGATAGGATTTCCTTGGTGTGCTTCAAAGAAAACTCTGATGAAATCGTGGGTGTCAATGTGCTCAAGCTCTGCTGCAGGGGCACTGAAGATGGGATTCCTGAGGATGCAGGAAAAGCCTGTACAGATATGCTACGTGCCATGGATTATGCCACAAGAAGTGGTGATCTCTACAACAAATACAACGTAGATACATTTTTTGCGGGATTTGCATTACTAATTGTACCCAAATATCGAGCTTTGCGTCTGGCAGAGCAGATTCTGCGAGCCAGAATATCCCTTGGACGGACAATTGGGGTCCCTCTAACATCAACCGTCTTCACTAATAAATTTTCCCAAGCAGCAGCTGCCAGGGCAGGTTTTGAGGAGACATTTGTCATCAGTTATGAAGATCTAAAGGTATCTGGCCCGAAAATTGCCTTTCCTGGAGTTGAGACGGAATTTGTGAAACTCATGAGCTTGAAATTGCAGTAA
- the LOC129807401 gene encoding uncharacterized protein LOC129807401, whose protein sequence is MSPIKWKRPDNVPFPSIWHRFTVKDPKTGNVLEFRVQDLPEDRYEEAMDMMLEHFLRDEPMCRSRNCSQDPRAIADFRKLWPKVLKERLTLVCFREGCDEIYGMNFLKLTQKDVEDEPSDYGEALDDILTAMGFIADSGNLYDHYQVDKFINGYGLLVPPKFRGLRLGAEILKARIPLGRAVGLKLTSTIFSNRSSQRAATLAGFEDSFEISWEELRKKGPRMDFPVDGTPTVKLQSMRLD, encoded by the coding sequence ATGTCCCCAATCAAGTGGAAACGACCCGATAATGTGCCCTTTCCATCAATTTGGCACAGATTTACTGTCAAAGATCCCAAAACAGGAAATGTCCTGGAGTTCAGAGTACAAGATCTGCCTGAAGATCGCTATGAAGAGGCGATGGATATGATGCTGGAGCATTTCCTGCGAGATGAACCAATGTGTCGCTCAAGGAATTGCTCCCAAGATCCTCGAGCAATTGCTGACTTCCGTAAACTCTGGCCAAAAGTCCTCAAGGAGAGACTGACTTTAGTGTGCTTCAGGGAGGGATGTGATGAGATATATGGGATGAATTTTCTCAAACTCACTCAAAAAGATGTAGAAGATGAACCATCTGACTATGGAGAAGCATTAGATGACATCCTCACAGCTATGGGATTTATTGCGGACAGTGGAAATCTCTATGATCACTATCAAGTGGACAAGTTCATCAATGGATACGGTTTGTTGGTGCCACCAAAATTTCGTGGCCTGAGACTTGGTGCTGAGATCCTAAAAGCACGAATTCCACTGGGCAGAGCTGTTGGCCTCAAGCTCACTTCCACCATCTTCTCCAATCGTTCATCCCAAAGAGCAGCTACCCTGGCTGGATTTGAGGATTCCTTTGAGATTTCCTGGGAGGAATTGCGAAAGAAAGGACCACGCATGGATTTTCCTGTGGATGGAACTCCAACCGTAAAACTCCAAAGCATGAGATTGGATTAA
- the LOC129807396 gene encoding uncharacterized protein LOC129807396, whose protein sequence is MKWKRPETVEFPRVWWRFKAKDPESGQTVDYRIEDLTEDRYDEVVDLMINYFVPDEIMSKSLGITNDEVSMAEMRSFWEESVPYKLTLVCYREGSNEICGLNVLEVVEEADTLANDLSSIKGQKFRSILSVFVFLKQKGDVYRRYKVDKYLHGLGLLTLPKYRGCGIATELLKARFPLMKAMDLSLTCTVFSGPGSQGAARKAGFTDDVVVTYESLGKNEPFVEFPNISWPVVKFQSYYLK, encoded by the exons ATGAAGTGGAAGAGACCTGAAACAGTTGAGTTTCCCAGAGTTTGGTGGAGATTCAAAGCCAAGGATCCAGAATCTGGACAGACGGTTGACTATCGTATTGAGGATCTCACTGAAGATCGATACGATGAGGTTGTAGACCTCATGATTAACTACTTTGTTCCAGATGAAATCATGAGTAAATCACTTG GTATTACCAACGATGAAGTATCAATGGCAGAAATGAGGAGCTTTTGGGAAGAATCCGTTCCCTATAAGCTAACACTAGTCTGCTATAGAGAAGGGTCGAATGAAATATGTGGATTGAATGTCCTCGAAGTTGTTGAGGAGGCAGATACCTTAGCAAATGATCTGTCGAGTATCAAAGGACAAAAGTTCAGAAGCATTCTGTCAGTTTTCGTTTTTCTGAAACAGAAGGGAGATGTCTATAGACGTTACAAAGTGGACAAGTACCTTCATGGACTTGGTCTTTTGACCTTACCCAAATACCGAGGATGTGGAATTGCCACTGAACTCCTTAAAGCTCGATTTCCTTTAATGAAGGCCATGGATTTATCTCTAACATGTACAGTATTTTCTGGACCTGGATCTCAAGGTGCAGCACGAAAAGCCGGTTTCACAGACGATGTAGTAGTTACATATGAGTCTTTGGGCAAGAATGAACCCTTTGTGGAATTTCCCAACATCTCTTGGCCAGTTGTAAAGTTTCAGTCTTactatttaaaataa